The following DNA comes from Pseudomonadota bacterium.
CTAAGGCGGCGGCTTCGTCCCGATGGTGGATCTCGTCGGCCTGGCAGTAGGTGATTAGATCACGCAGTGAGTGCAAGTCCCGGGCGGTTGCCGTTGAGCTCGCGCTGGCGAGCATGGCGTCTATCTTGTCCACTTGCTCCTGATAGTGATGATCGACGAAGGTCTCCACCGCCTCGATGGTGGCGAACACAGCACGCTTGCCGAGTAGGGCAGGGAACCAGCCCGTTAGGAATCCCGCAACGTTCCAGATCGGGAGCAGGCGGCTGTGCAGACGCTTGGGGAAGACAGCGGATACGAGCTCGAGGTGTTCGCGCTCGGTGGCGATGTGCCGTTCCGCGAAGGCTCTTACCTCGGGATCGCGGGAGGCGGCGAGGATGCCCTGGTAGATCCGAACGGCGCCGGTCTCGCCCGCATGGTCGGATCGTAAGTCGCCGATCAAGCAATCGGGAATACCGCTTGCCATTGAGGGTACGCCGGCCAAGCGGGAGGGGTTTCTGCCTAGGGGGTCGCTCATGGTGCTCATGGCGCAGTGTTCGCCGCGTCAGCATGGGGCGATTCAGTCGAGAGTTCGCCAGCGTGATGATCGTCGCATTTTCCGACGGGGCTGTGCCTATCCCCGCATTCAGTGTCGCGCATCCCTTATGCCACGACGATTTCCACACGGTAGTCACGCCGCACAGACCGGTGATCGCTGGCGAGGTGCACAGAGCGACTCTACTCGATCTGCGCAATGGCAATCCCAACCGCGCAGCCGTGGACGCTCGCCGCCGTACCAACCGCTAGGCCGGCCAAGCACCGGCGAGCAGCATACCGCCCAGGCTTACGTTGAGGAGTACGACGACGGCTTGGGCGCCGCGATGCAAGTGTGTAAGGCGATGTTCGGATCGGGTCAGAGGCACGGCGATGACGGCCGATAGCAGCGCCATGCCGAGTATCGAGCCAAGGGCGAACAACAGCATGTAGAGCAGGCCGTTCAACAGGGAGCCAGTGCTATCTAGGCACAGAATCACCAGGGCGGCCGAGCCGGCTAGTCCGTGCATTAGGCCGACCAGCAGCGCCCGCGCTGGAAAGCGCTCAGCTGGCGCATGGGAATGGGAGTGGCGCTGCGCGTCGTGAGTTTCCTTCGCGGCGCCCCGGTGGCTGTGGGCGTGAAAGTGCTGTATGCCGTCCTCGTGTCGGTGCGTGTGGAAGTGCACCCGCTCGGCGACTAGGCGGCGAGCTACGTCCAGGCCGAGACCGATGAGCATGATGCCCACGGCCGCTTCGAGCATGACCTCTACGCGCGGGGACACGCGGGTGCCAGCCACGACCACGACGGTGCCGACGGTGAACAGGGTCAAGGTGTGACCGATGCCCCACACCACGCCCTGGCGCACGCTATGGGCCACCGACTTCGTCCCGACCACGAGTGAGGCGACCGCCGCTACATGGTCTGCATCGAGGGCGTGGCGCACCCCGATCAGAAAGCCGAGGATGAGTACCGTGATCATCCATGTAACTCCGCGGCGGCTTCCTGCCCGATCTGCAGCTGCTGCCGTATCCACGCGTACCAGTCGGCCATACCCGCGCCGGTGGTGGCCGACACTTCGATCACGTGGATATCGGGATTGACCTCGCGGGCGGCGGCGATGGAGCGCGCCACGTCGAAGTTGAGGTAGGGGAGTAGGTCGACCTTGTTCAGCAGCATGACCTGTGAAGAACGGAACATGTGAGGGTATTTGAGCGGCTTGTCCTCACCTTCGGTCACGGACAGGATCGCGACGCGGGCACGCTCACCGAGATCGAACATCGCAGGACAGACGAGGTTGCCGACGTTCTCGATCATGGCCAACGAGTTGCGCGGCGGGTCGAGTTGACGAAGTCCCTTGGCGATCATATCGGCTTCCAGATGGCAACCTGTGCCCGTATTGATCTGCACGACGCGGCACCCTGTCGCGCGGATCCGTTCGGCGTCGTTCACCGTCTCCTGGTCGCCTTCGATGACGCAGATCGGCACGCTGTCGTACAGCTCGCGAATCGTTCGCTCGAGCAGCGTGGTCTTGCCGGATCCCGGCGAGCTGACGAGATTCAGGGCGATGATGTTCTGCTCGCTCAACCACTCGCGGTTTTCGCGCGCGAGCTGGTCGTTCTTGCCCATGATGGCAGCTTCCAGCGCGTGGTTGGCGTGGTCCTGCGCGTGATCATGGGCGCGATCGTGATGGTGGTGATCATGATCGTGTGAGTGGTCATGACCATGATGGTGGTGGTGCTCACCGCCGTGGGGCCGGGCGTGGCCATCGCGCAGCAGCACCTGACCGCTCTGCAAATCCGTAACCGTGCCCTTCGCCGTCTTCGAGCAGCCGCAAGTTCCGCACATTAGATCGTCTCCATTTCCTTGATCTTCATTTCTTCACCGGCGATACAGGCGATCTGCCTGCTGCCGCAAATGCACTGGCCGAAGGGCTTGTCGAGGGCGAACTCTCTGCCGCAGCGCTGACAGCGCCCACGTCCCGGTACTTCCTCTATTTCTAGCTGCGCCCCTTCCACCACCGTGTTCTTGGCGCAGATGTCAAAGCAGAAGCGAATGGCGTCCGGCATCACTGCGCTGAGGGCGCCGATCTGCAGCGCCACGCGGCTCACCTGAGACGCGCCCGCGTGGTCGCTCACGATGGCCACGATGTTGCGGGTGATGCCTAGCTCATGCATAGCGATGAATGGCCTTAGCAAATGCGAGGGAGTTGATCGCCGATCAGCACGTCGAGCACCCGATCGCCACCGAAGCCCGTCTCGAGAATCACGCGACCGGCGGGCGCCGGATGGACCTCGCCAACGATCGCACTGTCCCTGCCCGCATGGTGGGCACGCATCGCCTCCAGCAGCGGCTGCGCTTGCGCGGCGGGTGCGATCGCCATCAGCTTGCCCTCGTTGGCCAGGTAGAGCGGATCGAGGCCGAGAATCTCACACATGCCGCGCACCGCATCGCGCACCGGCAGCGACCGTTCGTGTAGACGAATGGCAGTGTGGCTCGCTTGGGCAAACTCGTTCGCCACCGTAGCGACGCCGCCGCGGGTCGCGTCGCGCATGCAACGCAGATCCGGGCATGCGTTGAGCATCGTCTCGATCAGCCCGCTCAGCGGCTGGCAGTCGGACTCGATCGTGTTCTGCATGGCGTACTCGCCGCGCGCGTCCACGATGGCGGCGCCGTGATCGCCAAGCGCCCCGTTCACCAGCAGTACGTCACCAGGACGGATCGTGCTCGCATGCAACTTGCGCCCTGCGGCTATCACGCCCACCCCCGCCGTGTTAATGAACAGTTTGTCGGCCGCGCCGCGGTGAACCACTTTGGTGTCGCCGGTCACGATAGCCACGCCCGCCGCATCCGCCGTTCGTTTCATAGACGCCACCACGCGTCGCAGCGCCTCTACCTCTAGCCCTTCCTCGATGATCATTCCGCAGGTGAGGTAGTGGGGCGTCGCGCCGGACACGGCGAGGTCATTCACGGTGCCGGTGATCGCCAGCTCGCCGATGTCGCCGCCGGGAAAAAATAGCGGGTCGACCACGTAGGAGTCCGTGGTGAACGCCAGTTGGTCACCGCCCTTGGCGATCGCATCCAGGGGCAGGCGTGCCTGATCGTCGAGCTCGTGCAGATGGGGATTGTCGAAGGTGCCCACGAACACGTCTTCGATGAGATCGCGCATCGCCTTGCCACCGGCGCCATGAGCGAGGGTGATTCGCTC
Coding sequences within:
- the hypB gene encoding hydrogenase nickel incorporation protein HypB — encoded protein: MCGTCGCSKTAKGTVTDLQSGQVLLRDGHARPHGGEHHHHHGHDHSHDHDHHHHDRAHDHAQDHANHALEAAIMGKNDQLARENREWLSEQNIIALNLVSSPGSGKTTLLERTIRELYDSVPICVIEGDQETVNDAERIRATGCRVVQINTGTGCHLEADMIAKGLRQLDPPRNSLAMIENVGNLVCPAMFDLGERARVAILSVTEGEDKPLKYPHMFRSSQVMLLNKVDLLPYLNFDVARSIAAAREVNPDIHVIEVSATTGAGMADWYAWIRQQLQIGQEAAAELHG
- the hypE gene encoding hydrogenase expression/formation protein HypE, with product MSSSILAEGTPFARPRRTLHAERITLAHGAGGKAMRDLIEDVFVGTFDNPHLHELDDQARLPLDAIAKGGDQLAFTTDSYVVDPLFFPGGDIGELAITGTVNDLAVSGATPHYLTCGMIIEEGLEVEALRRVVASMKRTADAAGVAIVTGDTKVVHRGAADKLFINTAGVGVIAAGRKLHASTIRPGDVLLVNGALGDHGAAIVDARGEYAMQNTIESDCQPLSGLIETMLNACPDLRCMRDATRGGVATVANEFAQASHTAIRLHERSLPVRDAVRGMCEILGLDPLYLANEGKLMAIAPAAQAQPLLEAMRAHHAGRDSAIVGEVHPAPAGRVILETGFGGDRVLDVLIGDQLPRIC
- the hypA gene encoding hydrogenase maturation nickel metallochaperone HypA, whose product is MHELGITRNIVAIVSDHAGASQVSRVALQIGALSAVMPDAIRFCFDICAKNTVVEGAQLEIEEVPGRGRCQRCGREFALDKPFGQCICGSRQIACIAGEEMKIKEMETI
- a CDS encoding demethoxyubiquinone hydroxylase family protein encodes the protein MSTMSDPLGRNPSRLAGVPSMASGIPDCLIGDLRSDHAGETGAVRIYQGILAASRDPEVRAFAERHIATEREHLELVSAVFPKRLHSRLLPIWNVAGFLTGWFPALLGKRAVFATIEAVETFVDHHYQEQVDKIDAMLASASSTATARDLHSLRDLITYCQADEIHHRDEAAALAGADRSPLIRLWCWMVGAGSSSAVKLARAI
- a CDS encoding sulfite exporter TauE/SafE family protein, whose amino-acid sequence is MITVLILGFLIGVRHALDADHVAAVASLVVGTKSVAHSVRQGVVWGIGHTLTLFTVGTVVVVAGTRVSPRVEVMLEAAVGIMLIGLGLDVARRLVAERVHFHTHRHEDGIQHFHAHSHRGAAKETHDAQRHSHSHAPAERFPARALLVGLMHGLAGSAALVILCLDSTGSLLNGLLYMLLFALGSILGMALLSAVIAVPLTRSEHRLTHLHRGAQAVVVLLNVSLGGMLLAGAWPA